In one Xiphophorus couchianus chromosome 17, X_couchianus-1.0, whole genome shotgun sequence genomic region, the following are encoded:
- the tmem19 gene encoding transmembrane protein 19 isoform X1, producing the protein MAPQRRQIFTNEALNYLPLVAQEKMLHLSIIMDSENDILSKEYFKMMTDMIVLCVTLALSLSFWIISLTMSAMSGNLQPVSPWRWLFSILVPLMLTSRALKRRSLDRSGALGALLVGFVLTMANLSFFSTLLAFFFTSSRLTRWGAEKKRKIDAEYKEGGQRNWVQVFCNGGVPTELALLYMIEVGPGEIPIDFGKQYSASWMCLSLLGALACSAGDTWASEVGPVLSQSQPRLITTWKEVPAGTNGGVTPVGLAASFLGGATVGVAYFATQLLAVGDLPLADPQWPVVLYGGVAGLLGSMLDSLLGAHMQYSGFDSSIGKVVSYESATTRRICGKPVMDNNAVNLFSSVLVALFLPGLAWGLWPR; encoded by the exons ATGGCACCACAGCGGAGACAGATCTTCACCAATGAAGCTTTGAACTACCTGCCGCTAGTAGCACAAGAGAAAATG CTGCACCTTTCGATCATCATGGACTCTGAGAACGACATCCTGTCCAAGGAATACTTCAAGATGATGACGGATATGATCGTGCTGTGCGTCACCTTGGCGCTGTCTCTGTCCTTCTGGATCATCTCGCTCACCATGAGCGCCATGTCCG GGAACCTGCAGCCAGTGTCGCCATGGCGATGGCTGTTCTCCATCTTGGTTCCCCTCATGCTGACGAGCCGAGCGCTGAAGAGACGCAGCCTGGACCGGTCCGGAGCGCTGGGCG CTCTCCTGGTGGGCTTCGTGCTGACGATGGCCAACCTGAGCTTCTTCTCCACCCTGCTGGCGTTCTTCTTCACCTCCAGCCGGCTGACCCGGTGGGGCGCcgagaagaagaggaagataGACGCCGAGTACAAAGAAG GCGGCCAGAGGAACTGGGTCCAGGTGTTCTGTAACGGCGGCGTTCCCACCGAGCTGGCGCTGCTTTACATGATCGAG GTCGGCCCCGGAGAGATTCCCATCGACTTCGGGAAGCAGTACTCGGCCTCCTGGATGTGCCTGTCGCTGCTGGGCGCGCTCGCCTGCAGCGCCGGCGACACCTGGGCGTCGGAGGTGGGGCCGGtcctcagccaatcacagcccaGACTCATCACCACCTGGAAGGAAGTCCCAGCAG GAACTAACGGAGGCGTGACTCCGGTCGGACTGGCGGCCAGCTTCCTGGGCGGGGCCACAGTGGGCGTGGCCTACTTTGCGACGCAGCTCCTGGCGGTGGGTGACCTGCCGCTGGCCGACCCGCAGTGGCCCGTGGTTCTGTACGGTGGCGTGGCGGGGCTGCTGGGCTCCATGCTGGACTCCCTGCTGGGCGCTCACATGCAGTACTCGG GCTTCGACTCCAGCATCGGGAAGGTGGTGAGCTACGAGTCGGCCACCACCAGGCGGATCTGCGGGAAGCCCGTCATGGACAACAACGCCGTCAACCTGTTCTCCTCGGTGCTGGTGGCGCTCTTCCTGCCGGGCCTGGCCTGGGGCCTGTGGCCCCGGTAG
- the tmem19 gene encoding transmembrane protein 19 isoform X2: MDSENDILSKEYFKMMTDMIVLCVTLALSLSFWIISLTMSAMSGNLQPVSPWRWLFSILVPLMLTSRALKRRSLDRSGALGALLVGFVLTMANLSFFSTLLAFFFTSSRLTRWGAEKKRKIDAEYKEGGQRNWVQVFCNGGVPTELALLYMIEVGPGEIPIDFGKQYSASWMCLSLLGALACSAGDTWASEVGPVLSQSQPRLITTWKEVPAGTNGGVTPVGLAASFLGGATVGVAYFATQLLAVGDLPLADPQWPVVLYGGVAGLLGSMLDSLLGAHMQYSGFDSSIGKVVSYESATTRRICGKPVMDNNAVNLFSSVLVALFLPGLAWGLWPR; encoded by the exons ATGGACTCTGAGAACGACATCCTGTCCAAGGAATACTTCAAGATGATGACGGATATGATCGTGCTGTGCGTCACCTTGGCGCTGTCTCTGTCCTTCTGGATCATCTCGCTCACCATGAGCGCCATGTCCG GGAACCTGCAGCCAGTGTCGCCATGGCGATGGCTGTTCTCCATCTTGGTTCCCCTCATGCTGACGAGCCGAGCGCTGAAGAGACGCAGCCTGGACCGGTCCGGAGCGCTGGGCG CTCTCCTGGTGGGCTTCGTGCTGACGATGGCCAACCTGAGCTTCTTCTCCACCCTGCTGGCGTTCTTCTTCACCTCCAGCCGGCTGACCCGGTGGGGCGCcgagaagaagaggaagataGACGCCGAGTACAAAGAAG GCGGCCAGAGGAACTGGGTCCAGGTGTTCTGTAACGGCGGCGTTCCCACCGAGCTGGCGCTGCTTTACATGATCGAG GTCGGCCCCGGAGAGATTCCCATCGACTTCGGGAAGCAGTACTCGGCCTCCTGGATGTGCCTGTCGCTGCTGGGCGCGCTCGCCTGCAGCGCCGGCGACACCTGGGCGTCGGAGGTGGGGCCGGtcctcagccaatcacagcccaGACTCATCACCACCTGGAAGGAAGTCCCAGCAG GAACTAACGGAGGCGTGACTCCGGTCGGACTGGCGGCCAGCTTCCTGGGCGGGGCCACAGTGGGCGTGGCCTACTTTGCGACGCAGCTCCTGGCGGTGGGTGACCTGCCGCTGGCCGACCCGCAGTGGCCCGTGGTTCTGTACGGTGGCGTGGCGGGGCTGCTGGGCTCCATGCTGGACTCCCTGCTGGGCGCTCACATGCAGTACTCGG GCTTCGACTCCAGCATCGGGAAGGTGGTGAGCTACGAGTCGGCCACCACCAGGCGGATCTGCGGGAAGCCCGTCATGGACAACAACGCCGTCAACCTGTTCTCCTCGGTGCTGGTGGCGCTCTTCCTGCCGGGCCTGGCCTGGGGCCTGTGGCCCCGGTAG